In one window of Malassezia japonica chromosome 9, complete sequence DNA:
- the CDC37 gene encoding hsp90 co-chaperone Cdc37 (BUSCO:EOG09262SMG; COG:D; EggNog:ENOG503NVWJ): MGKLDYSKWDNLELSDDSDIEVHPNVDKNSFIKWKQRDIHEKREMRKIERSQLEAEERTNTDLTPELTRLVSSTRSEGASFYQRELARLVAGRAERGNKDGPDGPTLDDMLLSLLLQINQEDKVKEKANSPELGDVLVATLESHMKRLAERQQTVHAKLKEMDEEDKRKITSDSLHDGWDSGHVAKPEAPVQKPPAKKTTQQIETLNPGASHSSAPPKSGNDSDAEDEEVPTVTPVMKTFASLPSALAGVPFATKAFPEGFNPAKQLKLEAFQETFQYLGSHKELLDESYGASDALLMQAFESQMAGQKALARLCTEKALLVQYCNKLGRDGVSLFFKRMLSPDGRAASVFLNDVLATYDRIASRADTLAKQYKDDGEGAEQIQLMAEDPNTVISFDIPDGPPPEDITIEGEGAETMDVGQVRAWLQRRWEIFNGFDEDFREALKTKSLDRVNAALGKMPVEKAEVAVQELDQAGILNFSSTEVRDETGRS; this comes from the exons ATGGGCAAGTTGGACTACTCCAAGTGGGATAACCTCGAGCTGTCCGACGACTCGGACATTGAGGTGCACCCGAACGTGGACAAGAACTCGTTTATCAAATGGAAGCAGCGTGATATCCACGAAAAGCGCGAAATGCGCAAGATTGAGCGgtcgcagctcgaggcggaggagCGCACGAACACCGACTTGACTCCCGAGCTCACGCGGCTCGTGagcagcacgcgcagcgaggGCGCGAGCTTTTATCAGCGAGAGCTTGCACGCCTGGTTGCGGGCCGTGCCGAACGCGGCAACAAGGACGGCCCTGACGGcccgacgctcgacgacatGCTCCTCTCGCTCCTCCTCCAGATCAATCAGGAGGACAAGGTGAAGGAGAAGGCAAACTCGCCCGAGCTTGGCGATGTGCTtgtcgcgacgctcgaaAGCCACATGAagcgccttgccgagcgccaacAAACGGTGCACGCCAAGCTCAAGGagatggacgaggaggacaagCGCAAGATTACGAGCGACAGTCTTCACGACGGATGGGACAGCGGC CATGTGGccaagcccgaggcgcctgtGCAAAAGCCGCCCGCGAAAAAGACGACGCAACAGATCGAGACGCTGAACCCCGGCGCGTCCCACAGCAGTGCCCCCCCCAAGAGCGGCAACGACTCGGACGCAGAGGACGAAGAGGTGCCGACCGTCACGCCGGTGATGAAGACGTTTGCGAGCCTTCcctcggcgctggccgGTGTTCCCTTCGCTACCAAGGCCTTCCCCGAAGGCTTCAACCCCGCCAAGCAGCTCAAGCTGGAAGCGTTCCAGGAGACGTTCCAGTACCTCGGCTCGCACAAAGAGCTGCTGGATGAGTCGTACGGCGCATCGGACGCCCTACTGATGCAGGCCTTTGAATCGCAAATGGCCGGCCAAAAAGCGCTCGCACGTCTGTGCACCGAGaaggcgctgctggtgcAGTACTGCAACAagctcggccgcgacggTGTGAGCCTCTTTTTCAAGCGGATGCTCTcgcccgacggccgcgcagccTCTGTCTTTTTGAACGACGTTCTGGCTACCTATGACCGCATTGCGTCGCGTGCCGATACCCTGGCGAAGCAGTACAAGGACGACGGCGAAGGTGCCGAGCAGATCCAGCTCATGGCCGAGGACCCCAACACGGTCATTTCTTTCGATATTCCCGACGGACCGCCCCCCGAGGACATTACGATCGAGGGCGAGGGCGCCGAGACGATGGACGTCGGCCAGGTCCGTGCGtggctgcagcgccgctgGGAAATTTTCAACGGCTTTGACGAGGActtccgcgaggcgctcaaaACCAAGAGCCTCGATCGCGTGAATGCTGCTCTCGGCAAGATGCCCGTCGAGAaggccgaggtcgcggTCCAGGAGCTCGATCAGGCGGGCATCCTCAACTTTAGCTCTACCGAGGTCCGTGACGAGACCGGCCGCAGCTAG
- the TFB1 gene encoding RNA polymerase II transcription factor B subunit 1 (COG:J; EggNog:ENOG503NXQD; BUSCO:EOG0926315C) — translation MSDAPQALYAAVSYKKVPGTLVLGADGLLKWQPSSSSSSVPGFSVQDTHLKGLKVSKPGAAQTALRLEAESGHTINGESAAMLTFNAEQDVAVAAREQFKERLAAAIARARTSQEERSSTPADTPRTPHGTGTPEIPEVKLRGQVLLAYPSLLALHKEVVGSEILSDADFWAHPTRAALLRSERAKMQQRQGRSAQLADPKPTQGESGEMKINITPQLIRELFEQYPVLTRAYNENVPEKLNESTFWARYFQSKLYHRLRTSQRSAASEQTLRDDPIFDQYLEEEDDGIEPRTPHNPHDALLDLQSTAEDHGETGNVQDWTMRAGFDRRTLPLVRRFNNHASSLLRSSLGELTDEDARRVRRKTGGVDEEYAKDTGKYYEQIVMDDLNEHRERGGRRLEIHDQKAYFEAGAEDAAMQDISAPDAKATAARFDGQLQQWKLDIRTFEPPGETMRVSLDDMLDNMEQQKEQHPGNTLAELPGDVHKQLISCHAATDEFLQQFWQSISPSLEGRGGTAPTLPERARKAKQMLQVLARTDARMESIADAADAVLPGTGPLRAKP, via the exons ATgtccgacgcgccgcaggcacTGTATGCGGCCGTGTCGTACAAGAAGGTGCCTggcacgctcgtgctcggcgctgaTGGGCTCCTGAAATGGCAGCCGTCGAGCAGTTCGTCGAGCGTTCCGGGCTTCAGCGTGCAGGACACGCACCTGAAAGGCCTCAAAGTCTCGAAaccgggcgcagcgcaaaccgcgctgcgcctcgaggcagAGTCGGGGCACACGATTAATGGCgagagcgcggcgatgctTACGTTTAACGCCGAGCAGGATGTGGCCGtggctgcgcgcgagcagtttaaagagcgcctcgccgcggcgatcgcgcgtgcgcgcactTCGCAAGaggagcgcagcagcacgccagccgacacgccgcgcacgccgcacggcACGGGCACGCCCGAGATTCCCGAGGTGAAGCTTCGTGGACAGGTGCTGCTCGCGTATCCTAgcctgcttgcgctgcacaaAGAAGTGGTCGGCTCGGAAATTTTGTCAGATGCCGACTTTTGGGCGCATCccacacgcgccgcgctcctgcgtTCCGAGCGTGCAAAgatgcagcagcgccagggCCGCAGTGCTCAGCTCGCGGACCCCAAGCCGACGCAGGGCGAGTCGGGCGAGATGAAAATCAACATTACCCCGCAGCTCATCCGCGAGCTGTTTGAACAATACCCCGTGCTGACACGCGCCTACAACGAGAATGTGCCGGAAAAGCTCAACGAAAGCACGTTCTGGGCGCGCTACTTTCAGTCGAAACTATACCATCGCCTGCGCACCTcgcagcgctcggccgcgtcggaGCAGACGCTGCGTGACGACCCTATTTTCGACCAGTACCTCGAAGAGGAAGACGACGGGATCGAGCCACGCACGCCCCACAACCCCCACGACGCACTGCTCGATCTGCAGTCTACCGCTGAGGACCACGGCGAGACAGGCAATGTCCAGGACTGGACGATGCGTGCGGGCTTTGACCGGCGCACGCTTCCTCTTGTGCGCCGCTTTAACAACCATGCCAGCTCGCTCCTGCgctcgtccttgggcgAGCTGACcgacgaggatgcgcgccgtgtgcgccgcaagacGGGCGGTGTGGACGAAGAGTACGCCAAGGATACCGGAAAGTACTATGAGCAAATTGTCATGGACGACCTGAACGAGCACCGagagcgcggcggacgccgcctcgagatCCACGACCAAAAAGCGTACTTCGAGGCGGGCGCGGAGGATGCGGCGATGCAAGATATAAGTGCGCCCGATGCCAAGGCCACTGCAGCGCGCTTCGACgggcagctgcagcagtgGAAGCTCGACATTCGTACGTTTGAGCCGCCCGGCGAGACGATGCGCGTCTCTCTCGACGATATGCTCGACAACATGGAGCAGCAAAAAGAGCAGCACCCCGGCAACACGCTTGCAGAGCTTCCCGGTGATGTACACAAGCAGCTCATCTCGTGCCATGCGGCTACCGACGAGTTTCTGCAGCAGTTTTGGCAGTCGatctcgccgtcgctcgagggccgcggcggtaccgcgccgacgctcccCGAGCGTGCCAGGAAAGCAAAGCAGATGCTCCAGGTCCTTGCACGGACGGATGCGCGTATGGAGAGCATTGCCGACGCTGCCGATGCGGTGCTCCCTGGCACAGGGC CGCTACGCGCCAAGCCGTAG
- a CDS encoding uncharacterized protein (COG:E; COG:J; BUSCO:EOG09260OM6; EggNog:ENOG503NWE1) has product MAAALLREALPSLDEPIVTYLDQYVQDAGEDDTVSIMDDVVQPMLESAVLSEPASSKARSALPALLEKLSALVAEREPVHDAERRGLTRLDKVIDMRDSAMSSTSRYDAGAGGMDLALGRSDRNRTTVDVKRLERQEAKTRAKLAKREQRDLYQSSKLVETAKKMASYEEMYLKVNPLESISTGAAKGKNKDIHLPNIDVSFGSNRILSNAELTMAYGRRYGLVGRNGVGKSTLLRHMAMRDVPIPTNISLLYVEQEITGDETSAVDAVLKADVWRERLLEEEGRLNTELQALEDAAQAAKEAAHEASQDNNALSRGSAVDLPTRQREHQRDELSARLGDVQAKLIEMEAETGPSRAAALLNGLGIVGADQQKPTKHFSGGWRMRLALARALFCQPDLLMLDEPSNMLDLNAIAWLEDYLVNEWKGTLLVVSHDRAFLNQVATDIVHMHSERLDYYKGDFDQFYETRDERRKNQMREYEANQQKRAHLQAFIDRWRYNANRAAQAQSRIKELERLPELEPPEKEVGEHFTLPETDKISPPLLQLDNVTFGYSRDRILLRNINFDVTMDSRIALVGSNGAGKSTLMKLLINQINPIEGDAKRNSRLRIGFFSQHHIDQLDLSVNPVAFLAARFPGRTEQEYRQHLGSFGITGTTGLQKIATLSGGQKSRVAFAQLSLMKPHVLLLDEPTNHLDIEALDALIDAINRWNGGVIVISHDERFINSCLKEMWVCENGTVYKFNGSVSEYKRVIVETNKRKLEEAMRNA; this is encoded by the coding sequence ATGGCGGCCGCGCTACTGCGAGAGGCGCTTCCGTCGCTGGACGAGCCCATTGTCACGTACCTCGACCAGTATGTGCAGGATGCCGGCGAGGATGATACTGTTTCGATCATGGACGACGTCGTGCAGCCGATGCTCGAGTCGGCGGTGCTGAGCGAGCCGGCCTCGTCGAAAGCCCGCAGTGCGCTTCCGGCGCTCCTGGAGAAGCTGAGCGCCttggtcgccgagcgcgagcccgTGCACGATGCAGAGCGCCGTGGCCTTACGCGTCTGGACAAGGTCATTGATATGCGCGACAGTGCGATgagcagcacgtcgcggtaCGACGCCGGGGCGGGCGGCATggaccttgcgctcggccgcagcgACCGCAACCGCACTACGGTCGACGtgaagcgcctcgagcgccaagAGGCTAAGACGCGCGCAAAGCTCGcgaagcgcgagcagcgcgacctcTACCAGTCGAGCAAGCTGGTCGAGACGGCGAAAAAGATGGCGTCGTACGAGGAAATGTACCTCAAAGTGAACCCCCTCGAGTCGATcagcaccggcgcggcaAAGGGCAAGAACAAAGATATCCACCTGCCGAATATCGACGTGTCGTTCGGCAGCAACCGTATTCTGAGCAACGCCGAGCTTACCATGGCCTATGGCCGCCGCTACGGCTTGGTCGGACGCAACGGTGTGGGTAAGAGTacgctcctgcgccacatggcgatgcgcgacgtgccgatCCCGACCAACATCTCGCTCCTGTACGTCGAACAGGAGATTACGGGTGACGAGACGTcggccgtcgacgcggtgctcaaGGCCGATGTCTGGCGTGAGCGCCTCTTGGAGGAGGAGGGGCGCCTGAATACCGAGCTGCAGGCCCTCGAAGatgccgcgcaggccgccaaggaggcggcgcacgaggcgaGCCAGGACAACAATGCGCtctcgcgcggctcggccgTCGACCTGCCGACGCGGCAGCGTGAGCaccagcgcgacgagctgtcggcgcgcctcggcgacgtccAGGCGAAGCTCATCGAGATGGAGGCCGAGACCGGCCCCAGCCGTGCTGCCGCGCTCCTCAACGGTCTCGGTATTGTCGGCGCGGATCAGCAAAAGCCGACCAAGCACTTCAGTGGTGGTTGGCGCATGCGTcttgcgctggcgcgtgcgctcttCTGCCAGCCCGACCTTTTgatgctcgacgagccgtcGAATATGCTTGACTTGAACGCGATTGCGTGGCTCGAGGACTACCTCGTGAACGAGTGGAAGGGCACGCTGCTTGTCGTGTCGCACGACCGCGCCTTTCTCAACCAGGTGGCGACGGATATTGTGCACATGCACtcggagcgcctcgactaCTACAAGGGTGACTTTGACCAATTCtacgagacgcgcgacgagcgccgcaagaaCCAGATGCGCGAGTACGAAGCGAACCAGCagaagcgcgcgcacctCCAGGCCTTTATCGACCGCTGGCGCTACAATGCGaaccgcgccgcgcaggcgcagagCCGTatcaaggagctcgagcgcctgcccgagctcgagccgccAGAGAAGgaggtcggcgagcactTTACGCTCCCCGAGACCGACAAGATCAGTCCtccgctgctgcagctcgacaaTGTCACCTTTGGCTACTCGCGCGACCGCATCCTCCTGCGCAACATCAACTTTGACGTCACGATGGATagccgcatcgcgctcgtTGGCAGCAACGGTGCAGGCAAGTCGACGCTGATGAAGCTGCTCATCAACCAGATCAACCCGATCGAAGGTGATGCGAAGCGCAActcgcgcctgcgcatcgGCTTCTTCTCTCAGCACCACATCGACCAGCTAGACCTGTCGGTGAACCCTGTGGCAttcctcgcggcgcgcttccCGGGCCGCACGGAGCAGGAGTACCGCCAGCACCTCGGCTCGTTTGGCATCACCGGCACGACGGGCCTGCAAAAGATTGCGACGCTCAGTGGTGGTCAAAAGAGCCGCGTCGCGTTTGCGCAGCTGAGTCTCATGAAGCCGCACGTtttgctgctcgacgagccgacCAACCACTTGGAtatcgaggcgctcgacgcgctcatCGACGCCATCAACCGCTGGAACGGCGGCGTGATTGTAATCAGTCACGACGAGCGCTTCATCAACAGCTGCCTGAAGGAAATGTGGGTGTGCGAGAACGGCACCGTGTACAAGTTCAACGGCAGCGTGTCCGAGTACAAGCGCGTGATTGTCGAGACGAAcaagcgcaagctcgaggaggcgatGCGCAATGCTTAG